One genomic window of Azospirillum thermophilum includes the following:
- a CDS encoding MarR family transcriptional regulator: protein MTKRQPSETGMRPNARATAEVMVQVLRTTSSLAFREGLNPAQWSALRYFAQASTPSARSVIAFARYHGTTKGTASQTIAALEKKGLVERQVNERDRRTATLSVTEAGRMVLANDPINALSDAIARLSEPHHRMMAEGLDQLLRQLLDPRVGKEAAPDAAAPSENAAE from the coding sequence GTGACCAAACGACAGCCCAGCGAGACCGGCATGCGGCCCAATGCCCGCGCAACGGCCGAGGTCATGGTGCAGGTTCTGCGGACGACGTCGAGCCTGGCTTTCCGGGAAGGGTTGAACCCGGCCCAATGGTCGGCGCTGCGCTATTTCGCCCAGGCCTCCACCCCCAGCGCACGCAGCGTGATCGCCTTCGCCCGCTATCACGGCACGACCAAGGGCACCGCGAGCCAGACCATCGCGGCCCTGGAAAAGAAGGGGCTGGTCGAGCGGCAGGTGAACGAGCGCGACCGGCGCACCGCCACCCTGTCGGTAACCGAGGCCGGACGGATGGTCCTGGCCAACGACCCGATCAACGCCCTGTCCGATGCGATCGCCCGGCTCAGCGAACCGCATCACCGGATGATGGCCGAGGGGCTCGACCAGCTTCTGCGCCAGCTGCTGGATCCCCGCGTCGGCAAGGAGGCCGCGCCCGACGCCGCAGCCCCCAGCGAAAATGCCGCGGAATAG
- a CDS encoding response regulator transcription factor, whose amino-acid sequence MARILVIDDVPSFTALLKVVLEGRGHSVTERHDGESGLAEAQQGGYELVMIDMMMPGLDGIECVRRLRTLGPPLTIIAMSGGTDRFPAAYSLKLSEMHGADRLLFKPFDNAELVATVEEVLAERAT is encoded by the coding sequence ATGGCGCGGATCCTGGTGATCGACGACGTCCCGTCCTTCACGGCGCTGCTGAAGGTCGTGCTGGAGGGCCGCGGCCATTCGGTGACCGAACGCCACGACGGCGAGTCGGGCCTCGCCGAAGCGCAGCAGGGCGGTTACGAGCTGGTGATGATCGACATGATGATGCCCGGGCTGGACGGCATCGAGTGCGTGCGGCGGCTGCGCACCCTGGGCCCGCCGCTGACCATCATCGCCATGTCCGGCGGCACCGACCGGTTCCCCGCCGCCTATTCGCTGAAGCTGTCGGAGATGCACGGAGCCGACCGGCTGCTGTTCAAGCCGTTCGACAATGCCGAGCTGGTGGCGACCGTCGAGGAGGTGCTGGCGGAACGCGCCACTTGA
- a CDS encoding monovalent cation:proton antiporter-2 (CPA2) family protein, whose translation MHDPLLFRDILFLLLAAIIAVPLFQALRIPAVLGYLVAGMALGPHTPGPVVDLEMPQILAEFGVVFLLFAIGLELPLSRLQAMRRYIFGLGLMQVFFTSAIIGAIGYGFGLTPEAAIVTGGMLAFSSTATVLKLLVERGETVARFGRISVAVLIFQDLAVVPLLTLLPLLAGESTSIPYALGLAGVKAVAAILVIMLLGRFVVRPAYRFVASANSPEVFTAANLFVLLAIGWLTAEAGMSMALGAFLAGMLLADTPYRHQVEADIEPFRGLLLGLFFMTVGMTLDLPAMADRADMILLVTVSLLAGKSTLLFLLCRLSGLGLATSLRIGLLLAQGGEFAFVLIGKATALKVMDGETGLLLSSSVALSMAVTPLIGTAAQRLAQAIEARRGAETFGVEADGRTGHVLIAGYGRVGAAVARLLAAHDVPFLALDLEPQRVARARQHGLPVYYGDASQEVVLRVAGIERARAAVITLNRPERAERAVEAIRRAAPDLPIVARAHDLGQRGILSAAGATAVVPETIEASLHMAALVLRKAGIDPQTVDRNLQAYRDGNYEALMELETKGKEAAGAD comes from the coding sequence ATGCACGATCCTCTCCTGTTCCGCGACATCCTCTTCCTGCTGCTGGCTGCGATCATCGCGGTGCCGCTGTTCCAGGCGCTGCGGATTCCCGCCGTGCTCGGCTATCTGGTGGCCGGCATGGCGCTCGGCCCGCATACGCCCGGACCGGTGGTCGACCTGGAAATGCCGCAGATCCTTGCGGAGTTCGGTGTCGTCTTCCTGCTGTTCGCCATCGGGCTCGAACTGCCGCTGTCGCGCCTGCAGGCGATGCGCCGCTACATCTTCGGGCTCGGCCTGATGCAGGTGTTCTTCACCAGCGCCATCATCGGCGCCATCGGCTATGGATTCGGCCTGACGCCGGAGGCGGCGATCGTCACCGGCGGCATGCTCGCCTTCTCCTCCACCGCGACGGTGCTGAAGCTGCTGGTCGAACGGGGGGAGACGGTGGCCCGCTTCGGCCGCATCTCCGTCGCGGTGCTGATCTTCCAGGACCTGGCGGTCGTGCCGCTGCTGACCCTGCTTCCGCTGCTGGCCGGGGAGAGCACCAGCATCCCCTATGCCCTGGGCCTTGCCGGGGTGAAGGCGGTGGCGGCGATCCTGGTGATCATGCTGCTCGGCCGCTTCGTCGTCCGTCCGGCCTACCGCTTCGTCGCCTCGGCCAACAGTCCCGAGGTCTTCACCGCCGCCAACCTGTTCGTCCTTCTCGCCATCGGCTGGCTGACGGCGGAGGCCGGCATGTCGATGGCGCTCGGCGCCTTCCTTGCCGGGATGCTGCTGGCGGACACGCCCTACCGCCATCAGGTCGAGGCCGACATCGAGCCGTTCCGCGGCCTGCTGCTCGGCCTGTTCTTCATGACGGTGGGCATGACGCTGGACCTGCCGGCGATGGCGGACCGCGCCGACATGATCCTGCTGGTGACCGTCTCGCTGCTGGCCGGCAAGAGCACGCTGCTGTTCCTGCTGTGCCGGCTGTCGGGGCTGGGTCTCGCCACCTCGCTGCGGATCGGGCTGCTGCTGGCGCAGGGCGGCGAGTTCGCCTTCGTCCTGATCGGCAAGGCGACGGCATTGAAGGTGATGGATGGCGAGACCGGGCTTCTGCTCTCCTCTTCCGTGGCGCTGAGCATGGCGGTCACGCCGCTGATCGGCACCGCCGCCCAGCGGCTGGCCCAGGCGATCGAGGCGAGGCGGGGAGCCGAGACCTTCGGGGTGGAGGCGGACGGCCGCACCGGCCATGTGCTGATCGCCGGCTATGGGCGCGTCGGGGCGGCGGTCGCCCGCCTGCTCGCCGCCCACGACGTCCCCTTCCTGGCGCTGGACCTCGAACCGCAGCGGGTGGCGCGGGCGCGCCAGCATGGGCTGCCCGTCTACTACGGCGACGCCAGCCAGGAGGTGGTCCTGCGGGTGGCGGGGATCGAGCGGGCGCGCGCCGCCGTCATCACGCTGAACCGGCCGGAGCGTGCCGAGCGGGCGGTGGAGGCCATCCGCCGCGCCGCACCCGACCTGCCCATCGTCGCCCGCGCCCACGACCTGGGGCAGCGCGGCATCCTGTCGGCGGCCGGCGCCACCGCCGTGGTGCCGGAGACCATCGAGGCCAGCCTGCACATGGCCGCCCTGGTCCTGCGCAAGGCCGGCATCGATCCGCAGACGGTCGACCGCAACCTGCAGGCCTACCGCGACGGCAACTATGAAGCCCTGATGGAGCTGGAGACCAAGGGCAAGGAAGCGGCCGGGGCCGACTGA
- a CDS encoding sulfate/molybdate ABC transporter ATP-binding protein translates to MAIQVSGITKRFGAYTALDSVDLEVRSGELLALLGPSGSGKTTLLRIMAGLEHPDGGSLQLNGEEALGLKPRDRQVGFVFQHYALFRHMTVFDNVAFGLKVRPRGERLGRAEIRRRVLELLELVQLGHFAERYPAQLSGGQRQRVALARALAIEPKVLLLDEPFGALDAKVRKELRRWLRKLHDDIHITSVFVTHDQEEALELADRVVVMSQGRIEQIGTPAEVYDHPSSAFVYEFLGQVNRFDCVVDGGVAVAANGALSIPAEISLRGPGIAYVRPHDLGLSPASGGPGRVSGIHVVGPDARVEIDLAGLALEAEMDRERLQMLGLRTGDPCAVHVDRARIFPRA, encoded by the coding sequence ATGGCGATCCAGGTATCCGGCATCACGAAGCGGTTCGGCGCCTACACGGCACTCGACTCCGTCGACCTCGAGGTGCGGTCGGGCGAGCTGCTGGCTCTCCTCGGCCCCTCCGGCTCGGGCAAGACCACCCTGCTGCGCATCATGGCGGGGCTGGAGCATCCCGACGGCGGCAGCCTGCAGCTGAACGGGGAGGAGGCGCTGGGCCTCAAGCCGCGCGACCGGCAGGTCGGCTTCGTCTTCCAGCACTACGCCCTGTTCCGCCACATGACGGTGTTCGACAACGTCGCCTTCGGGCTGAAGGTGCGTCCGCGCGGCGAGCGGCTGGGCCGCGCCGAGATCCGGCGGCGGGTGCTGGAGCTGCTGGAGCTGGTGCAGCTCGGCCATTTCGCCGAGCGCTACCCGGCGCAGCTCTCCGGCGGCCAGCGCCAGCGCGTGGCGCTCGCCCGTGCGCTCGCCATCGAGCCGAAGGTGCTGCTGCTCGACGAGCCGTTCGGCGCGCTCGACGCCAAGGTCCGCAAGGAGCTGCGGCGCTGGCTGCGCAAGCTGCACGACGACATTCACATCACCTCCGTCTTCGTCACCCACGACCAGGAGGAGGCGCTGGAACTCGCCGACCGGGTGGTGGTGATGAGCCAGGGGCGGATCGAGCAGATCGGCACGCCGGCGGAGGTCTACGACCATCCCTCCTCGGCCTTCGTCTATGAATTCCTCGGACAGGTGAACCGGTTCGACTGCGTGGTCGACGGCGGGGTGGCGGTGGCGGCCAACGGCGCCCTGTCCATCCCGGCGGAGATCTCGCTGCGCGGCCCCGGCATCGCCTATGTGCGGCCGCACGACCTCGGGCTGAGCCCGGCGTCCGGCGGGCCGGGCCGGGTCTCCGGCATCCATGTCGTCGGCCCGGACGCGCGGGTGGAGATCGACCTGGCCGGCTTGGCGCTGGAGGCCGAGATGGACCGCGAGCGGCTGCAGATGCTGGGCCTGCGCACCGGCGACCCCTGCGCGGTCCATGTCGACCGGGCGCGGATCTTCCCCCGCGCCTGA
- the cysW gene encoding sulfate ABC transporter permease subunit CysW: MRASRQTSALADPVWVRLALIGTALAFLVLFLVLPLVAVFTEALRRGFDAYWAALVEPDAMAAIRLTLLVAAIAVPANLIFGVAASWCVAKFEFRGKNLLITLIDLPFSVSPVISGLIYVLLYGMRGLLGPWLKSEGIQIIFAVPGLVLATIFVTFPFVARELIPLMQEQGSEEEEAALVLGASGWQTFWRVTLPNIKWGLLYGVLLCNARAMGEFGAVSVVSGHIRGETNTMPLHVEILYNEYNFVAAFAVASVLALLALVTLVVKTVLEWRFEAEIAATRH, from the coding sequence ATGCGCGCTAGCAGACAGACCTCCGCGCTGGCCGATCCCGTCTGGGTCCGCCTTGCGCTGATCGGCACGGCGCTCGCCTTCCTCGTGCTGTTCCTCGTCCTGCCGCTGGTCGCCGTCTTCACCGAGGCGCTGCGCCGCGGCTTCGACGCCTACTGGGCGGCGCTGGTCGAGCCGGACGCCATGGCGGCGATCCGCCTGACCCTGCTCGTCGCCGCCATCGCGGTCCCCGCCAACCTGATCTTCGGCGTGGCGGCGAGCTGGTGCGTGGCGAAGTTCGAATTCCGCGGCAAGAACCTGCTGATCACGCTGATCGACCTGCCGTTCTCCGTCTCGCCGGTGATCTCCGGCCTGATCTACGTGCTGCTCTACGGCATGCGCGGGCTGCTCGGCCCCTGGCTGAAGTCGGAGGGCATCCAGATCATCTTCGCCGTGCCGGGGCTGGTGCTGGCGACCATCTTCGTCACCTTCCCCTTCGTCGCCCGCGAGCTGATCCCGCTGATGCAGGAGCAGGGCTCGGAGGAGGAGGAGGCGGCCCTCGTGCTCGGCGCGTCGGGCTGGCAGACCTTCTGGCGGGTGACCCTGCCCAACATCAAGTGGGGCCTGCTCTACGGCGTCCTGCTCTGCAACGCGCGGGCGATGGGCGAGTTCGGCGCGGTGTCCGTCGTCTCCGGCCATATCCGGGGCGAGACCAACACGATGCCGCTGCATGTCGAGATTCTCTACAACGAATACAACTTCGTCGCCGCCTTCGCGGTGGCCTCGGTGCTGGCCCTGCTCGCCCTCGTCACGCTGGTGGTGAAGACGGTGCTGGAATGGCGCTTCGAGGCCGAGATCGCGGCCACGCGGCATTAG
- a CDS encoding sulfate ABC transporter substrate-binding protein produces MPIRRSLTILAAGLTLAWLGAAAADAQDTLLNVSYDPTREFYVEFNQAFAKKWKAETGRAVTIKQSHGGSGKQARSVIDGLDADVVTLALGYDIDAIADSGLLAKDWQARLPNNSSPYTSTIVFLVRKGNPKQVKDWDDLVKPGVQVITPNPKTSGGARWNYLGAWAYALEKSGNDEAKAKEFVGQLFRNVPVLDSGARGSTVTFTQRGIGDVLLAWENEAFLSLQEFGADKFEIVVPSLSILAEPPVAVVDSVVDRKGTRKAAEAYLQFLYTREGQELAAKHFYRPRQPELATQYAGRFANVKLVTIDQTFGGWRPTQEKHFADGGVFDQIYQKGR; encoded by the coding sequence ATGCCGATCCGCCGAAGCCTGACCATTCTCGCCGCGGGGCTCACGCTGGCTTGGCTCGGTGCCGCCGCCGCCGATGCCCAGGATACGCTGCTCAACGTGTCCTACGACCCGACGCGTGAATTCTATGTGGAATTCAACCAGGCCTTTGCCAAGAAGTGGAAGGCGGAAACCGGCCGGGCGGTCACGATCAAGCAGTCCCACGGCGGATCGGGCAAGCAGGCGCGCTCGGTGATCGACGGGCTGGACGCGGACGTGGTCACGCTGGCGCTCGGCTACGACATCGACGCCATCGCCGATTCGGGCCTGCTCGCCAAGGACTGGCAGGCGCGGCTGCCCAACAACAGCTCCCCCTACACCTCGACCATCGTCTTCCTGGTCCGCAAGGGCAATCCGAAGCAGGTCAAGGACTGGGACGATCTGGTGAAGCCGGGCGTCCAGGTCATCACGCCCAACCCCAAGACCTCGGGCGGCGCCCGCTGGAACTATCTCGGCGCCTGGGCCTACGCGCTGGAGAAGTCCGGCAACGACGAGGCGAAGGCGAAGGAGTTCGTCGGGCAGCTCTTCAGGAACGTGCCGGTGCTGGACAGCGGCGCGCGGGGCTCCACCGTCACCTTCACCCAGCGCGGCATCGGCGACGTGCTGCTGGCCTGGGAGAACGAGGCCTTCCTGTCGCTCCAGGAATTCGGCGCCGACAAGTTCGAGATCGTCGTGCCGTCCCTGTCGATCCTGGCGGAACCGCCGGTCGCGGTGGTCGATTCGGTCGTCGACCGCAAGGGAACCCGCAAGGCGGCGGAGGCTTACCTTCAATTCCTCTACACCCGCGAGGGCCAGGAACTCGCCGCCAAGCATTTTTACCGGCCGCGCCAGCCCGAACTTGCGACGCAGTATGCGGGGCGCTTCGCCAATGTTAAGCTGGTGACGATCGACCAGACCTTCGGCGGCTGGCGTCCGACCCAGGAGAAGCATTTCGCTGATGGCGGGGTGTTCGACCAGATCTACCAGAAGGGCCGCTGA